A single genomic interval of Brevundimonas diminuta harbors:
- a CDS encoding TonB-dependent receptor, which yields MHRQTKLRLQLLLGTALLAAPVSAFAQTAPVQTAPTAASAEPAGLDDIVVTATKRETNLQDTPISISVVNAEALADRHVQSLMDLADGSVPSLRIATFEARQSAMTIGIRGIVPNDANQPAREQGVGVYVDGVYLARQHGLAAALLDIERVEVLKGPQGTLFGRNTEGGALSLVTKKPTGVFGMRAIAGVGNLESYNSELHVDFPALGDFAFKVDGIISVQGPVTENILPGQTGFGEYDRRGLRFQTRWTPAENFTATLAADISKDKNTPFYSQLLNFNPNGLTVVPFTSATVPSGSIRGLSPLVQVEGSNRMTQADIGVPQQFSVDDTRGMDLHLSYRPTDSLEIRSITAYRDLDVEQYDNIAGAHRPPVVGPNGRFSRYSLAGFWQHQFSQELQAVGSLGDSIDYVGGVFYFKETVSDDAATPSTNQWNADGTGYTILDPTPTIRGFRSLDRKSTAHSESKAIYGQATWTPASLDALHLTVGGRYTWDDKDGKLEVVNNAPTNLTFSSKVDRFDPLVTLAYDVSNNINVYGKYSTGYRAGGASSRSLTYRSFDPEEVKAYEIGLKSDLFDRRVRFNAAVYAMDRTDSQIDFSLVTVQGASTRNTLETINAPGTTKIRGVELEGQFRATDNLTLSASYAYTDAKVPDTVNPFNGQVQQVFIAYTPENAGSVAADWNSPFMGATLKAHIDANYADAAHSFEQFAIKADSSFVVNARVAIADITTRDGGPLLEVALWSRNLLDETYVYRRDPSNRATLGDYGNFNNPRTFGIELRASY from the coding sequence ATGCATCGTCAGACCAAACTGCGCCTTCAGCTGCTGCTGGGGACCGCCCTTCTCGCCGCGCCCGTTTCCGCCTTCGCCCAAACCGCGCCGGTCCAGACCGCGCCGACGGCCGCCAGCGCCGAGCCGGCCGGTCTGGACGACATCGTCGTGACGGCCACCAAGCGCGAAACCAACCTGCAAGACACGCCGATCTCGATCTCGGTCGTCAACGCCGAAGCCCTGGCCGATCGCCACGTGCAGAGTCTGATGGATCTGGCCGACGGCAGCGTCCCCAGCCTGCGCATCGCCACCTTCGAGGCCCGTCAGTCCGCCATGACCATCGGCATCCGCGGCATCGTGCCGAACGACGCCAACCAGCCCGCCCGCGAGCAAGGCGTCGGCGTCTATGTCGACGGCGTCTATCTGGCCCGCCAGCACGGCCTCGCCGCCGCCCTGCTCGACATCGAGCGCGTCGAAGTCCTGAAGGGTCCGCAAGGCACCCTGTTCGGCCGAAACACCGAAGGCGGCGCCCTGTCGCTGGTGACCAAGAAGCCCACGGGCGTGTTCGGCATGCGCGCCATCGCCGGCGTCGGCAATCTGGAGTCCTACAACTCCGAACTGCACGTCGACTTCCCCGCCCTCGGCGACTTCGCCTTCAAGGTCGACGGCATCATTTCAGTTCAGGGTCCGGTGACCGAGAACATCCTGCCGGGACAGACCGGCTTTGGCGAATATGACCGCCGGGGCCTTCGCTTCCAGACGCGCTGGACGCCGGCCGAAAACTTCACCGCCACCCTGGCGGCGGACATCAGCAAGGACAAGAACACCCCGTTCTACAGCCAGCTGCTGAACTTCAACCCGAACGGCCTGACCGTCGTGCCGTTCACCTCGGCGACAGTTCCGTCGGGCAGCATTCGCGGCCTGTCGCCCCTGGTCCAGGTCGAAGGCTCCAACCGCATGACGCAAGCCGACATCGGCGTGCCTCAGCAGTTCAGCGTCGACGACACGCGCGGCATGGATCTGCACCTGTCGTATCGCCCGACCGACTCGCTGGAAATTCGTTCGATCACGGCCTACCGCGATCTGGACGTCGAGCAGTATGACAACATCGCCGGCGCCCACCGTCCGCCGGTCGTCGGCCCGAACGGCCGCTTCAGCCGCTATTCGCTGGCCGGCTTCTGGCAGCATCAGTTCAGCCAGGAACTGCAGGCCGTCGGTTCGCTGGGCGACAGCATCGACTATGTCGGCGGCGTCTTCTACTTCAAGGAAACGGTGTCCGACGACGCCGCCACGCCCTCAACCAACCAATGGAACGCCGACGGTACGGGCTACACCATCCTGGACCCCACCCCTACGATCCGCGGCTTCCGCTCGCTGGACCGCAAGTCCACCGCACACTCGGAATCCAAGGCCATCTACGGCCAGGCCACTTGGACCCCGGCCAGCCTGGACGCCCTGCACCTGACGGTCGGCGGTCGCTACACCTGGGACGACAAGGACGGCAAGTTGGAGGTCGTCAACAACGCCCCCACCAACCTGACCTTCAGCTCCAAGGTCGATCGCTTCGACCCCTTGGTCACCCTGGCCTATGACGTCAGCAACAACATCAACGTCTACGGCAAGTATTCGACCGGCTACCGCGCCGGCGGCGCCTCCTCGCGCTCGCTGACCTACCGCTCGTTCGATCCCGAAGAGGTCAAGGCCTACGAAATCGGCCTGAAGAGCGACCTGTTCGATCGTCGCGTCCGCTTCAATGCGGCCGTCTACGCCATGGACCGCACCGACAGCCAGATCGACTTCAGCCTGGTCACCGTCCAAGGCGCCTCAACCCGCAACACGCTGGAAACGATCAACGCCCCGGGCACCACGAAAATCCGCGGCGTGGAGCTGGAAGGTCAGTTCCGGGCGACCGACAACCTGACCCTGTCGGCTTCTTACGCCTATACGGACGCCAAGGTGCCGGACACGGTCAACCCGTTCAACGGCCAGGTGCAGCAGGTCTTCATCGCCTATACGCCTGAGAACGCCGGTAGCGTCGCCGCCGACTGGAACTCGCCCTTCATGGGCGCGACCCTGAAAGCGCACATCGACGCCAACTACGCCGATGCGGCCCACAGCTTCGAGCAGTTCGCGATCAAGGCCGACTCGTCCTTCGTCGTGAACGCCCGCGTCGCCATCGCCGACATCACGACCCGCGACGGCGGTCCGCTGCTGGAAGTGGCCCTGTGGTCGCGCAACCTGCTGGACGAGACCTACGTCTATCGTCGCGACCCCTCGAACCGGGCCACCCTGGGCGACTACGGCAACTTCAACAACCCGCGCACCTTCGGCATCGAGCTGCGCGCCTCCTACTAA
- the mnmA gene encoding tRNA 2-thiouridine(34) synthase MnmA, giving the protein MAAMTLVEDFCPVPDIARNDMDAAVESARAAVGLPVGARVVAAMSGGVDSTVVAALLHKAGYDVVGVTLQLYDHGAALKKKGACCAGQDIHDARLAADMIGIPHYVLDYESRFRDAVIDQFADSYLKGQTPVPCIRCNQTVKFRDLLDVARDLGAEAMATGHYVRRAVAGNRSQMRKAIDHSRDQSYFLFATTQDQLDYLRFPLADLEKPQVRGVAAELGLKIAAKPDSQDICFVPSGDYRTLIDRLRPQGREAGEIVHMDGRVLGRHAGITDYTIGQRRGLNVAVGEPLFVTRLEPETRRVIVGPREALLTASLTLEETNWLGDEATIIEAAEANIPVLARVRSTRQPSPARLGLIDGDIRVVFDEGEEGVAPGQACALYDPTDTERVLGGGFIRDTTAVVV; this is encoded by the coding sequence ATGGCCGCGATGACCCTGGTCGAAGATTTCTGCCCCGTTCCCGACATCGCCCGCAACGACATGGATGCGGCGGTCGAGAGCGCGCGGGCGGCGGTCGGCCTGCCGGTCGGCGCGCGCGTGGTGGCCGCCATGTCGGGCGGTGTGGATTCCACCGTCGTCGCGGCCCTGCTGCACAAGGCGGGCTACGACGTCGTCGGCGTGACGCTTCAGCTCTACGACCACGGCGCGGCGCTGAAGAAGAAGGGCGCCTGCTGCGCGGGTCAGGACATTCACGACGCGCGTCTGGCCGCCGACATGATCGGCATTCCCCATTACGTTCTGGACTATGAAAGCCGGTTCAGGGACGCGGTGATCGACCAGTTCGCCGACAGCTATCTGAAGGGCCAGACGCCGGTCCCCTGCATCCGCTGCAATCAGACCGTCAAGTTTCGCGACCTGCTGGACGTGGCGCGCGATCTGGGCGCCGAGGCGATGGCGACGGGTCACTACGTCCGCCGCGCGGTCGCCGGCAACCGCTCGCAGATGCGCAAGGCCATCGACCATTCGCGCGACCAATCCTACTTCCTGTTCGCCACGACCCAGGACCAGTTGGACTATCTGCGTTTCCCGCTGGCCGATCTGGAAAAGCCCCAGGTGCGCGGCGTCGCCGCCGAATTGGGTCTGAAGATCGCCGCAAAGCCGGACAGCCAGGACATCTGTTTTGTGCCTTCCGGGGACTATCGCACCCTGATCGACCGCCTGCGTCCGCAAGGGCGTGAGGCCGGCGAGATCGTGCATATGGACGGTCGGGTGCTGGGCCGGCACGCGGGCATCACGGACTATACAATCGGCCAGCGCCGCGGCCTGAACGTCGCGGTGGGCGAGCCGCTGTTCGTGACCCGGCTGGAGCCCGAGACCCGTCGCGTCATCGTCGGCCCGCGTGAAGCCCTGCTGACGGCCAGCCTGACGCTGGAAGAAACCAACTGGCTCGGTGACGAGGCGACCATCATCGAGGCGGCCGAGGCCAACATCCCGGTCCTGGCTCGTGTCCGCTCGACTCGCCAGCCCTCACCTGCTCGCCTCGGCTTGATCGACGGCGATATCCGCGTCGTCTTCGACGAGGGCGAAGAGGGCGTCGCGCCGGGCCAGGCCTGCGCCCTGTACGACCCGACAGACACCGAACGCGTTCTGGGCGGCGGCTTTATCCGCGACACGACGGCGGTCGTCGTCTAG
- a CDS encoding DUF1153 domain-containing protein, translating to MLQERRLNSKGEQYVVGPTGTPLTLNDLPPSNTDRWVIRRKAEVVAAVRGGLLSLDDALAKYRLTAEEFLAWQKAIDKWGMQGLRTTRIQSYRS from the coding sequence ATGTTGCAAGAGCGACGCCTTAATAGCAAAGGCGAACAATACGTGGTCGGACCGACTGGCACGCCCCTGACCCTCAACGACCTGCCGCCGTCCAACACGGACCGGTGGGTGATCCGGCGCAAGGCCGAGGTCGTCGCCGCCGTTCGCGGCGGCCTGCTCAGCCTCGACGACGCCCTGGCGAAATATCGCCTGACGGCCGAAGAGTTCCTGGCCTGGCAGAAGGCCATCGACAAATGGGGCATGCAGGGTCTGCGCACGACGCGGATCCAGAGCTACCGCTCCTGA